In the genome of Abyssalbus ytuae, the window GGGTAGCCGATATTTTGCGTAAGGGAGGGTTGGTGATATATCCTACTGATACTGTATACGGGTTAGGTTGCGATATTACCAATTCCAAAGCCCTGGAACGTATTGCATGGATAAAAGGGGTAAAACTGGACAAAGCCAATTTTTCATTTGTTTGTGCCGATTTAAGCAATCTGTCAGATTATGTGAAACAAATAGACACCCCTACTTTTAAAATACTTAAAAAGGCATTACCGGGACCTTTTACCTTTATTTTGCCGGGGAACAATAGCCTTCCAAAAGATTTTAAAAAGAAAAAAACAGTGGGTATCAGGGTGCCGGCCAATAATATTGCGGTAGCTTTGGTTAAGGAATTAGGTAACCCCATAGTGTCTACTTCTATTTATGATGAAGATGAACTTCTTGAATACACTACCGATCCGGAGTTGATTTTTGAAAAATGGGAAAACCTGGTAGATGTGGTTATTGATGGCGGTTATGGAGATAATGTTGCCTCTACCGTTATAGATTTATCAGGTTCTGAACCCCTGGTGGTAAGAGAAGGGAAGGGGAAAGTTGAAGAAATATTGTAAAAACCTTTCAGGTTCATAAAACCTGAAAGGTTTATTTTTTTCTTTTATTTTAAAGATTCCGAACCTTTTTCCCTGGTTCTTATTCTATATGTTTCTTCCACTGGCGAAACAAATATTTTCCCGTCACCTACATTTCCGGAATAGGCAGCGGTTAAAATAGCCTCAACAGTCCTGTCAACAAAATTATCAGAAACGACAATTGATAAATATCTTCGCTGTATATCGGCAGTACTGTAACTTACGCCACGATATACATGTCCTTTTTTTTCATTACCCACTCCGGTAACATCCCAATAACTGAAAAAATTAACTTCGACCTGGTGTAATGCATCCCGTACATCATCAAATTTAGATTTACGGATAATTGCTTCTATTTTTTTCATAGGTTCATCTTTTTAAATTAGGCGTATTTTAAACAAAAAAAGCGTAACTATATTGTTACGCCTTTTATTTTATTATTGTTTCATATCACATTAGTTGATAGCAGGATCTTTCATTCCTTCTTCAATCATGCTGTAGAACTGGTCAATTTTAGGTAATACCACGATTCTTGTTCTACGATTTTTTGCTCTGCCTGTTGAAGAAGAATTAGATTCTACAGGTATATATTCACCTCTACCGGCAGCGGTCATTCTTGCAGGGCTTACATGAAATTCATTTTGCAGTATTCTAACAACAGCAGTTGCTCTTAAAACACTTAAATCCCAGTTATCTTTAATTCCTGCTCTGCTAATCGGCACATTATCGGTATGGCCTTCTACTAAAAATTCAAAGTCAGGTTTATTGTTTACCACAGTTGCCACTTTACCGAGAACTTCTTTTGCTTTAGAGGTAACATTGTAACTACCGCTTGAGAATAAAAGCTTGTCAGATATGTTTACGTAAACTACTCCTTTTTCTACACTTACATTAATGTCTTCATCATCCAGATTACCTAATACACCTTTTAAGCTTTGTACTAAAGCAAGGTTTACAGAGTCTCTTCTGGTAACAGCATCTTGTAATTTTCTGATAGTAAGATCTTTTTCTCTTAAACTTTCAAGTGACTTTTCAAGGTTTTCAGCACCTTTGGTAGTTAAAGTTGTTAAGTTTCCAACATTATTTATAAGTTCCTGGTTATTTGCTCTAAGCATTTTATTCTGATCCCTGAGAGCATTTACGGAAGAACTAAGGGATGCTTTATCTTCCAGGCATGAATTTAATTTAACTGTTGCTGAATTTAATAAATCTTGTGTTTCTTTTTGTTTTGCCTCTAATTCAGCATATTGTTTTTTAGATACACATGATGTTAATAATAATGCTCCAACGGTACCTAATAAAAAAATTTTTTTCATAATAAAATAGGTTTCTGGTTTTTTGTTTAATCAAAATTATTAAAAATGTTAATACCAAATACTAATAAGTGCTTAATCTTTTTTAAAATTATCATAATATTTCTTATTAGCTATAAAATAAGACCATACAACGGATTTAGTATCATAATATTTTTCATTTTTCAGATTTTTTGTTCTTTTTTTGAAAGTTTTAACAAAATAGTAATAAAAACTTAAATGAGCTCTTATAATGGACAAAATATGAAGAGGTTTGAACTGGCTCAGGAACCTTACTCCAGCAATTGCATCCAGAAACAACCGGGTAATA includes:
- a CDS encoding P-II family nitrogen regulator; its protein translation is MKKIEAIIRKSKFDDVRDALHQVEVNFFSYWDVTGVGNEKKGHVYRGVSYSTADIQRRYLSIVVSDNFVDRTVEAILTAAYSGNVGDGKIFVSPVEETYRIRTREKGSESLK
- a CDS encoding L-threonylcarbamoyladenylate synthase — protein: MADLIRIYEENPNPKEIKRVADILRKGGLVIYPTDTVYGLGCDITNSKALERIAWIKGVKLDKANFSFVCADLSNLSDYVKQIDTPTFKILKKALPGPFTFILPGNNSLPKDFKKKKTVGIRVPANNIAVALVKELGNPIVSTSIYDEDELLEYTTDPELIFEKWENLVDVVIDGGYGDNVASTVIDLSGSEPLVVREGKGKVEEIL
- a CDS encoding OmpA family protein, translated to MKKIFLLGTVGALLLTSCVSKKQYAELEAKQKETQDLLNSATVKLNSCLEDKASLSSSVNALRDQNKMLRANNQELINNVGNLTTLTTKGAENLEKSLESLREKDLTIRKLQDAVTRRDSVNLALVQSLKGVLGNLDDEDINVSVEKGVVYVNISDKLLFSSGSYNVTSKAKEVLGKVATVVNNKPDFEFLVEGHTDNVPISRAGIKDNWDLSVLRATAVVRILQNEFHVSPARMTAAGRGEYIPVESNSSSTGRAKNRRTRIVVLPKIDQFYSMIEEGMKDPAIN